In one window of Nocardiopsis aegyptia DNA:
- a CDS encoding GuaB1 family IMP dehydrogenase-related protein: MRFLNDQVPQQDLTYSDVFMVPSRSAVGSRLSVDLSSPDGTGTTIPLVVANMTAVAGRRMAETVARRGGITVIPQDIPFEVVADVVSWTKRRHLVYDTAITLNPAGTVGEALNLLPKRAHNAVIVVDDARRPLGVVTEADCAGVDRFAQLRDVMSTELLTIPDGTEPQEAFGILHDFRHRLAPVVDAEGGLVGVLTRTGALRSTLYTPAVDDANRLRIAAAVGINGDVAGKAAELLDAGVDTLVIDTAHGHQEKMVAAVAKVRALAPNVPIVAGNIVTAQGTRDLVEAGADIVKVGVGPGAMCTTRMMTAVGRPQFSAVLECAEAAHELGAHVWADGGVRHPRDVALALAAGASNVMVGSWFAGTYESPGDVMRDAQGLQYKESFGMASARAVRLRTADDTPFERARKALFEEGISTGRMYLDPERPSVEDLIDQIIAGVRSSMTYAGATSLAEFRERAVVGVQSAAGYNEGRPVPTSW, translated from the coding sequence TTGCGCTTTCTCAACGACCAGGTCCCGCAGCAGGACCTCACCTACAGCGACGTGTTCATGGTTCCGAGCCGCAGCGCCGTGGGGTCGCGCCTGAGCGTCGACCTGTCGTCGCCGGACGGCACTGGCACCACCATCCCGCTGGTCGTGGCGAACATGACCGCGGTCGCCGGACGCCGGATGGCCGAGACGGTCGCCCGGCGCGGCGGGATCACCGTCATCCCGCAGGACATCCCCTTCGAGGTGGTGGCCGACGTCGTCTCCTGGACCAAGCGGCGCCACCTGGTCTACGACACCGCGATCACGCTCAACCCGGCCGGCACGGTCGGCGAGGCGCTCAACCTGCTGCCCAAGCGCGCGCACAACGCCGTGATCGTGGTCGACGACGCCCGCCGGCCGCTCGGCGTGGTCACGGAGGCCGACTGCGCCGGCGTCGACCGGTTCGCGCAGCTGCGCGACGTCATGTCCACCGAACTGCTCACCATCCCGGACGGCACGGAGCCCCAGGAGGCGTTCGGGATACTGCACGACTTCCGGCACCGCCTCGCCCCGGTGGTCGACGCCGAGGGCGGCCTGGTGGGCGTGCTCACCCGGACGGGCGCTCTGCGCTCCACCCTGTACACGCCCGCGGTGGACGACGCGAACCGCCTGCGGATCGCGGCGGCCGTCGGCATCAACGGCGACGTGGCCGGCAAGGCCGCCGAGCTGCTGGACGCCGGTGTGGACACGCTCGTGATCGACACCGCGCACGGCCACCAGGAGAAGATGGTCGCCGCGGTCGCCAAGGTGCGCGCGCTCGCGCCGAACGTGCCGATCGTGGCGGGCAACATCGTCACCGCCCAGGGCACCCGCGACCTCGTCGAGGCGGGCGCCGACATCGTCAAGGTCGGGGTGGGCCCCGGTGCGATGTGCACCACGCGGATGATGACGGCCGTGGGCCGCCCGCAGTTCTCCGCGGTCCTGGAGTGCGCCGAGGCCGCGCACGAGCTGGGCGCCCACGTGTGGGCCGACGGCGGCGTGCGCCACCCGCGCGACGTCGCCCTGGCGCTGGCCGCGGGCGCGTCCAACGTCATGGTGGGCTCCTGGTTCGCCGGGACCTACGAGTCGCCCGGCGACGTCATGCGCGACGCCCAGGGCCTGCAGTACAAGGAGAGCTTCGGCATGGCGTCGGCGCGCGCGGTCCGGCTGCGCACGGCCGACGACACCCCGTTCGAGCGCGCCCGCAAGGCGCTGTTCGAGGAGGGGATCTCCACCGGGCGCATGTACCTGGACCCGGAACGGCCCAGCGTGGAGGACCTGATCGACCAGATCATCGCCGGTGTGCGCAGCTCGATGACCTACGCGGGCGCCACGTCGCTCGCGGAGTTCCGCGAGCGCGCGGTCGTCGGCGTCCAGAGCGCGGCGGGCTACAACGAGGGACGGCCGGTTCCGACCAGCTGGTAG
- a CDS encoding endonuclease V: MSEIAERVRRVLDDPGLWPREPKEATALQREMAGRVREEPLDADAVRYVAGLDVSYARDDSALSAAAVVLDVRTMEVVDSAVFSAEPSFPYISGLFAFRESPPVLEALGRLSVTPDVYLCDGFGLAHPRRFGVACHLGVLLDAPVMGSAKSVLYGKHSEPGDERGSWTPMVAGRSEVVADSAALAAEGAEVIGRVLRTRAGVKPVYVSVGHRVDLEGAADLVLRLSPRYRVPEPVRHADRLCGEHRKAVLAARDDAP, translated from the coding sequence ATGTCGGAGATCGCCGAGCGCGTCAGGCGCGTACTGGACGACCCGGGGCTGTGGCCGCGGGAGCCGAAGGAGGCCACCGCGCTGCAGCGCGAGATGGCGGGCCGGGTGCGTGAGGAGCCGCTGGACGCCGACGCCGTCCGGTACGTCGCCGGGCTGGACGTCAGCTACGCCAGGGACGACTCGGCGCTGTCCGCGGCGGCCGTCGTGCTGGACGTGCGCACGATGGAGGTGGTGGACTCCGCCGTCTTCTCGGCGGAGCCGTCCTTCCCCTACATCTCCGGGCTGTTCGCCTTCCGGGAGTCGCCGCCCGTCCTGGAGGCGCTGGGGCGGCTCTCGGTCACGCCCGACGTCTACCTGTGCGACGGGTTCGGCCTGGCCCACCCGCGGCGGTTCGGCGTTGCCTGCCACCTGGGGGTCCTTCTGGACGCGCCGGTGATGGGGTCGGCGAAGTCGGTGCTCTACGGCAAGCACTCCGAGCCCGGCGACGAGCGCGGCTCGTGGACGCCCATGGTCGCGGGCCGCTCGGAGGTGGTGGCGGACTCCGCCGCCCTGGCCGCGGAGGGCGCGGAGGTCATCGGCCGGGTGCTGCGCACCCGCGCCGGGGTCAAGCCGGTCTACGTGTCCGTGGGCCACCGGGTGGACCTGGAGGGCGCCGCCGACCTGGTGCTGCGCCTGTCACCCAGGTACCGGGTGCCCGAACCCGTCCGGCACGCCGACCGCCTGTGCGGCGAGCACCGCAAAGCGGTCCTCGCCGCACGCGACGACGCCCCCTAG
- a CDS encoding ATP-binding cassette domain-containing protein: protein MRRATGARVHAEDVTLGTREGTVYSGVGFTARPGTLTVFQADSGGGRSALLLTLTGRMKPSSGTLHVDGFSLPRQARRARRISALGLMEGVNDLDDRLRVREHLAEGLLLRMRPAARGTTDEAMAAAGLGDLDRSTLVKELPMLERRRFGTALALVNEPRLLAVDDVDAGLCREHQADMWRTLRDLTSAGLTVIATCADPTALVEGPDALDRDVQGPFPIRQGADDSDADGSPADDAEPAGPDGARRGRHAAPDSIALDDLLHHRNEGNPTSGQA, encoded by the coding sequence ATGCGTCGGGCCACCGGAGCTCGCGTCCACGCCGAGGACGTCACACTCGGCACGCGCGAAGGCACCGTCTACTCGGGCGTGGGGTTCACCGCCAGGCCGGGGACGCTCACCGTCTTCCAGGCCGACTCCGGCGGCGGGCGCAGCGCCCTGCTGCTGACGCTCACCGGCCGGATGAAGCCCTCGTCGGGCACCCTGCACGTCGACGGTTTCTCCCTGCCCCGGCAGGCGCGCAGGGCCCGGCGGATCAGCGCGCTCGGCCTGATGGAGGGCGTCAACGACCTCGACGACCGGCTCCGGGTCCGCGAGCACCTCGCCGAGGGCCTGCTGCTGCGGATGCGCCCGGCCGCGCGCGGCACCACGGACGAGGCCATGGCCGCCGCCGGGCTCGGCGACCTGGACCGGTCGACACTGGTCAAGGAGCTGCCCATGCTGGAGCGGCGGCGCTTCGGCACTGCTCTGGCCCTGGTCAACGAGCCGCGGCTGCTGGCGGTCGACGACGTCGACGCCGGACTGTGCCGCGAGCACCAGGCCGACATGTGGCGGACCCTGCGCGACCTCACCTCGGCAGGACTCACCGTGATCGCCACGTGCGCCGACCCCACGGCCCTGGTCGAGGGCCCCGACGCCCTCGACCGCGACGTCCAGGGGCCCTTCCCCATCCGGCAGGGAGCCGACGACTCCGACGCGGACGGCTCCCCGGCCGACGACGCCGAGCCCGCCGGCCCGGACGGCGCGCGGCGCGGCAGGCACGCGGCCCCCGACTCGATCGCCCTCGACGACCTCCTCCACCACCGCAACGAAGGGAACCCCACCAGTGGCCAGGCGTAG
- a CDS encoding YhgE/Pip domain-containing protein, with translation MRSFLRSPLPTAALAALLIIPLLYSGMYLWSFWDPFGRMEHLPIALVNEDVPVEVGDREVAAGDELADTLMDGADLDWRLVDADEAARGVADGTYYVSLTIPSRFSENLTSPSRDREQPVPAMLVANYNDSNSYIVRSLAGAAFKEVREAAAESAISDYLDEIFLGFNEIHGSTEDAAEGADELAGGADSAEEGSGELSTGIGEAHTGAGSLSSGLAELYTGSQDLATGATTASDEVSTQVEKLDEVADEWLPQLEEDLPGLQERARTVSRIADDLSTALDALPEEIDTTEMTAVDQRLTEYLEAHPDLETEQPELHTLLTDVQDALGVGLSTAEYVNDNREDIRSASEEASELSSDAAQLAEDLPDMVDKAEGARDDVDELAEGLEEIASGARALRDGLSDASDGADDLDEGLGELSGGADDLHDGLGDLSEGSDELAEGLAEGVEEIPTYSDGGRTTAADMMSRPVRLDTEVDNESPNYGTGFAPFFVPLSLWVGAMVVFMVLPALSSRALASTAASWRVALAGRVVPLLLGAGQVAVMLTALHLLLGLEAERWPLMIAFLLLTSAAFTATVQYLNVRFNAAGRVVALALLVLQLTSAGGTYPIETSPAFFQAVGPYLPLHWAVTAMRHLIGGGDMVLVWQAFGVMSLWLVVPLLLTWRAVERKRTWTMSTLYPALKL, from the coding sequence ATGCGGTCCTTCCTGCGCTCCCCGCTGCCGACCGCGGCGCTGGCGGCGCTCCTCATCATCCCGCTGCTGTACTCCGGCATGTACCTGTGGTCCTTCTGGGACCCCTTCGGCCGGATGGAGCACCTGCCCATCGCCCTGGTCAACGAGGACGTCCCCGTCGAGGTGGGCGACCGCGAGGTCGCCGCGGGCGACGAGCTCGCCGACACCCTCATGGACGGCGCCGACCTGGACTGGCGGCTGGTCGACGCCGACGAGGCCGCCCGGGGCGTGGCCGACGGCACCTACTACGTGTCACTGACCATCCCGTCCCGGTTCAGCGAGAACCTGACCTCGCCCTCGCGCGATCGCGAGCAGCCCGTCCCGGCCATGCTCGTGGCCAACTACAACGACTCCAACAGCTACATCGTCCGGTCCCTGGCCGGAGCCGCGTTCAAGGAGGTCCGCGAGGCCGCGGCCGAGTCCGCGATCAGCGACTACCTCGACGAGATCTTCCTCGGCTTCAACGAGATCCACGGGTCCACGGAGGACGCCGCCGAGGGCGCCGACGAGCTGGCCGGCGGCGCCGACTCGGCAGAGGAGGGCTCCGGGGAACTGTCCACGGGCATCGGCGAGGCGCACACCGGCGCCGGGTCGCTCAGCAGCGGCCTGGCCGAGCTCTACACCGGTTCCCAGGACCTGGCCACCGGCGCCACGACCGCCTCCGACGAGGTCTCCACCCAGGTGGAGAAGCTGGACGAGGTCGCCGACGAGTGGCTCCCCCAGTTGGAGGAGGACCTGCCGGGCCTCCAGGAGCGCGCGCGGACGGTGTCGCGGATCGCGGACGACCTGTCCACCGCCCTGGACGCCCTGCCCGAGGAGATCGACACCACGGAGATGACCGCGGTCGACCAGCGCCTGACGGAGTACCTGGAGGCCCATCCCGACCTGGAGACCGAGCAGCCCGAGCTGCACACGCTGCTCACCGACGTCCAGGACGCGCTGGGGGTCGGACTGTCCACCGCGGAGTACGTCAACGACAACCGGGAGGACATCCGGTCGGCCTCCGAGGAGGCCTCGGAGCTGAGCTCGGACGCGGCACAGCTCGCCGAGGACCTGCCGGACATGGTCGACAAGGCCGAGGGCGCCCGCGACGACGTCGACGAGCTGGCCGAGGGGCTGGAGGAGATCGCCTCGGGCGCCCGCGCCCTGCGCGACGGGCTCAGCGACGCCTCCGACGGCGCCGACGACCTCGACGAGGGACTGGGAGAGCTGAGCGGGGGCGCGGACGACCTGCACGACGGCCTGGGCGACCTGTCCGAGGGGTCGGACGAGCTCGCCGAGGGCCTGGCCGAGGGGGTCGAGGAGATCCCCACCTACTCCGACGGGGGCCGGACGACGGCGGCCGACATGATGAGCCGGCCGGTCCGCCTGGACACCGAGGTCGACAACGAGTCGCCCAACTACGGCACCGGGTTCGCGCCGTTCTTCGTGCCGCTGTCGCTGTGGGTGGGTGCCATGGTGGTGTTCATGGTGCTGCCCGCCCTGTCCTCCCGGGCCCTGGCCTCGACCGCCGCCTCCTGGCGGGTGGCGCTGGCCGGACGGGTCGTCCCCCTGCTGCTGGGGGCGGGGCAGGTCGCGGTGATGCTCACGGCACTGCACCTGCTGCTGGGCCTGGAGGCCGAGCGCTGGCCCCTGATGATCGCGTTCCTGCTGCTGACCTCCGCCGCCTTCACCGCCACGGTCCAGTACCTGAACGTCCGGTTCAACGCGGCGGGGCGGGTGGTCGCGCTGGCCCTGCTGGTCCTGCAGCTGACCTCGGCCGGGGGCACCTACCCGATCGAGACGAGCCCCGCGTTCTTCCAGGCCGTCGGGCCGTACCTGCCCCTGCACTGGGCCGTGACGGCGATGCGCCACCTGATCGGCGGCGGGGACATGGTCCTGGTGTGGCAGGCCTTCGGCGTGATGTCGCTGTGGCTCGTGGTCCCCCTTCTGCTCACGTGGCGGGCGGTCGAGCGCAAGCGGACCTGGACCATGAGCACCCTCTACCCCGCGCTCAAGCTCTGA
- a CDS encoding TetR/AcrR family transcriptional regulator: protein MSVRTPSGDRPMSRRREATRQRLFEAAITLISEQGYDATTVDEIAERAGVAKGTVYYNFGGKSELYTALMEWGVTRLAQTLAEAVPAPGAGVPPRAALAGVLRAGVVFIGAHEALARMLMAEAWRTNRAWYTAVHQIRTEAIGVITSLLDDLAREGLVRPDLDTALAGSALFGMVVSVALDWRTLQPERPIEDIHATLAHMADGLVGPPTAPPS, encoded by the coding sequence ATGAGTGTGCGCACCCCGAGCGGTGACCGCCCGATGAGCAGACGCCGTGAGGCCACACGCCAGCGCCTGTTCGAGGCGGCGATCACGCTGATCTCCGAGCAGGGGTACGACGCCACGACCGTCGACGAGATCGCCGAGCGGGCCGGGGTCGCCAAGGGCACCGTCTACTACAACTTCGGCGGCAAGAGCGAGCTGTACACGGCCCTGATGGAGTGGGGCGTGACCCGACTGGCCCAGACCCTGGCCGAGGCGGTGCCGGCCCCCGGCGCGGGCGTGCCCCCGCGCGCCGCGCTCGCGGGCGTCCTGCGCGCCGGCGTGGTGTTCATCGGCGCGCACGAGGCGCTGGCCCGGATGCTCATGGCCGAGGCCTGGCGCACCAACCGGGCCTGGTACACGGCGGTCCACCAGATCCGCACCGAGGCGATCGGGGTGATCACCTCCCTGCTGGACGACCTGGCGCGCGAGGGGCTGGTCCGGCCGGACCTCGACACCGCCCTGGCGGGATCGGCGCTGTTCGGCATGGTGGTGAGCGTGGCCCTGGACTGGCGTACGCTCCAGCCCGAACGCCCGATCGAGGACATCCACGCGACCCTGGCGCACATGGCGGACGGCCTGGTCGGCCCGCCGACGGCCCCTCCGTCCTAG
- a CDS encoding DUF3592 domain-containing protein yields the protein MAELYPLIPIVAGLVLLWTVTRETRLELRLVRHGVRAKGRIIGYHETSTASRMIVQFRTEDGQEIHAEHESSGWTASRSGEIVTVSYDPEVPELARIVSGPWLSRYVRVMFGGLGALLVLIGLLLGYLAWG from the coding sequence ATGGCCGAGCTCTATCCCCTGATCCCCATTGTCGCGGGCCTCGTCCTGTTGTGGACGGTCACCCGCGAGACCCGCCTCGAACTGCGCCTGGTGCGCCACGGCGTGCGCGCCAAGGGCCGGATCATCGGCTACCACGAGACGTCGACCGCCTCCCGGATGATCGTGCAGTTCCGGACCGAGGACGGCCAGGAGATCCACGCCGAGCACGAGAGCTCGGGCTGGACCGCCTCACGGTCCGGTGAGATCGTCACCGTCTCCTACGACCCGGAGGTGCCCGAGCTGGCCCGGATCGTCTCCGGCCCCTGGCTCTCCCGCTACGTGCGGGTGATGTTCGGCGGGCTCGGGGCGCTCCTGGTGCTCATCGGCCTGCTGCTGGGCTATCTGGCGTGGGGTTGA
- a CDS encoding antibiotic resistance protein VanZ, whose protein sequence is MGQPFGGGQAAIDVAVAAAPLIVVIAAALYLRGQHRRYGRQHGWPGRLTTAALATGAGLALYAVWPLPANADGLCALDPSVGGARQGSALPWPAPADTPRAMALAFALFLPVGFLARWRFRRGWPVTLVLGTGLAAVAALLRVTGLLGLYPCAYADTSPVLVALGAAGTLTGWLLARWVLPLWPTGPARGWPAALPDRLVPDLGRRMTGALLDLGLWWYGAAALVALLRAYEVVRPTAVDEVRIAALLGCAAVFALVLPQLRRDRATLGAAAVHLALTVPTEPRSAARWRVLVRTLLLQVPVALLLAVGPAWGALAVVALHGSTAVVRPDRAGLADLVCGVRVRTRSVLDGGLPDRLVRYAAPVEPAGAGAGVNPTPDSPAAGR, encoded by the coding sequence ATGGGCCAACCGTTCGGCGGAGGACAGGCCGCCATCGACGTGGCGGTCGCCGCCGCGCCCCTGATCGTCGTCATCGCCGCCGCGCTCTACCTGCGCGGCCAGCACCGCCGTTACGGGCGCCAGCACGGCTGGCCGGGGCGGCTCACCACGGCCGCGCTCGCCACCGGCGCCGGGCTGGCCCTCTACGCCGTCTGGCCACTGCCCGCCAACGCCGACGGTCTGTGCGCCCTCGACCCGTCCGTGGGCGGGGCACGGCAGGGCTCCGCCCTCCCGTGGCCGGCTCCCGCCGACACGCCCCGCGCGATGGCCCTGGCCTTCGCGCTCTTCCTGCCGGTCGGCTTCCTGGCCCGCTGGCGCTTCCGGCGCGGCTGGCCGGTCACGCTGGTCCTGGGCACCGGCCTCGCCGCGGTCGCCGCCCTCCTGCGCGTCACCGGACTGCTGGGGCTGTACCCGTGCGCGTACGCGGACACCTCGCCGGTCCTGGTCGCCCTCGGCGCCGCCGGGACCCTCACCGGCTGGCTGCTCGCCCGCTGGGTCCTCCCGCTGTGGCCCACGGGCCCCGCGCGCGGGTGGCCCGCCGCCCTGCCCGACCGCCTGGTCCCCGACCTCGGGCGCCGGATGACCGGCGCGCTGCTGGACCTGGGCCTGTGGTGGTACGGCGCGGCCGCCCTGGTGGCGCTCCTGCGGGCCTACGAGGTCGTCCGGCCCACCGCCGTCGACGAGGTCCGGATCGCCGCACTGCTCGGATGCGCCGCCGTCTTCGCCCTGGTCCTGCCCCAACTGCGCCGCGACCGCGCCACGCTGGGCGCCGCCGCGGTGCACCTGGCCCTGACCGTGCCGACCGAGCCGCGATCGGCCGCGCGGTGGCGGGTCCTGGTGCGCACACTGCTGCTCCAGGTCCCGGTCGCCCTGCTGCTCGCCGTGGGCCCGGCCTGGGGCGCGCTCGCCGTGGTCGCCCTCCACGGGAGCACGGCGGTCGTGCGGCCGGACCGCGCGGGTCTGGCCGACCTGGTGTGCGGGGTGCGGGTCCGGACCCGGTCGGTCCTGGACGGCGGCCTGCCCGACCGCCTGGTCCGCTACGCCGCGCCGGTCGAGCCCGCCGGGGCCGGGGCGGGCGTCAACCCCACGCCAGATAGCCCAGCAGCAGGCCGATGA
- a CDS encoding sensor histidine kinase gives MTRIDRRTVQAAPERRRRTITARLRTMVMIPVAALIALWLILTVVLAGHAVFQVIQAKATEDMIAPAAVGLVNVMQERSQTIAYIENPQDQALRDELDAARARSDDSMGAVIDELFAFVDLAPEGTAERISDLHGQYSEIGAIREAVDDGSASRADVLTYYNSLVLAGSDTFDTQTREGTEGSAVSPAYTATTLFRAVDLFAQSDAQLARAFATDELGHEDQHEFGRLVGSYQGFLEATAPYLEGEGQQERVTALLESPEYARLLEMQQQIIHRQIETETVVDPVTLQEETVPDLSLPVDADQWSQDYSYVLSELTTIGEDEALYAASLTREDANGAVLMAVLGSLGVAAVTAVAFLLATRSARLLTARLLDLRDGATDLAETRLPALMRRLHEGDSVDTCTAVPQLTTSDDEIGDVARAFNTAQRAAVDEAVQQTELRQGVNRVFLNIAHRSQTLVHRQLRLLDKMEREQEDPDQLAQLFKLDHLATRSRRNAENLLILGGEAPGRTWHRPMPLIDVLRGAISESGDYTRVKRERIARVHLNGPAVADVIHLVAELVDNAAMFSPPHTQVRLSSDDVPNGVTIEIEDRGLGMTEGEFESANALLADPPEFDVMRLNEKMRLGLFVVSHLAHRHGIQVHLRQSPYGGVQAIVLLPHSLISGERRPVPGQEGEEDIWEVREIVDRSRSAIEAPSAPGNGNGNGTKPVLTSVAPPTDVTDESESADAGEGTGSAASGPASPPTGLASLFAPAPAPAAVPDGDARDEGGTGDSDDASATGDRPVDDDAEDGTGNEDGHGTPAGATGGMDGGDSTGAGTAEGVNGTGPLPRRTPTNGAAPAPSGADARTPLPTRRPAAGTTAAPRDTAADPAPTMVEAGGGRPPLPKRRPQENLAPQLAADTGGDVLGGPASGGSSSGDPTVSSDRLARLRQNMSAFQKGTDRGRRESKQQTDDTDKDA, from the coding sequence GTGACGCGGATCGACAGGAGAACCGTGCAGGCAGCACCCGAGCGGCGCAGGCGGACGATCACCGCCCGGCTCCGCACCATGGTCATGATCCCGGTGGCGGCGCTGATCGCCCTGTGGCTGATCCTCACCGTCGTCCTCGCCGGACACGCCGTGTTCCAGGTCATCCAGGCCAAGGCCACCGAGGACATGATCGCCCCCGCCGCGGTCGGCCTCGTGAACGTCATGCAGGAGCGGTCCCAGACGATCGCCTACATCGAGAACCCCCAGGACCAGGCGCTGCGGGACGAGCTGGACGCGGCGCGCGCCCGCTCCGACGACTCGATGGGCGCGGTCATCGACGAGCTCTTCGCGTTCGTCGACCTCGCCCCCGAGGGCACCGCCGAGCGCATCAGCGACCTGCACGGCCAGTACTCGGAGATCGGCGCCATCCGCGAGGCCGTGGACGACGGGTCCGCCTCCCGGGCCGACGTGCTCACCTACTACAACTCCCTGGTCCTGGCCGGCTCCGACACCTTCGACACCCAGACGCGGGAGGGGACGGAGGGCTCCGCGGTGAGCCCCGCCTACACCGCCACGACCCTGTTCCGCGCCGTGGACCTGTTCGCGCAGAGCGACGCCCAGCTCGCCCGGGCCTTCGCCACCGACGAGCTGGGCCACGAGGACCAGCACGAGTTCGGCCGCCTGGTCGGCTCCTACCAGGGCTTCCTGGAGGCCACCGCCCCCTACCTGGAGGGCGAGGGCCAGCAGGAGCGCGTGACGGCCCTGCTGGAGAGCCCCGAGTACGCGCGCCTGCTGGAGATGCAGCAGCAGATCATCCACCGCCAGATCGAGACGGAGACCGTCGTCGACCCGGTCACCCTCCAGGAGGAGACGGTCCCGGACCTGTCCCTGCCGGTGGACGCCGACCAGTGGTCGCAGGACTACTCCTACGTCCTGTCCGAGCTCACCACCATCGGTGAGGACGAGGCCCTGTACGCCGCGTCCCTGACCCGCGAGGACGCGAACGGCGCCGTCCTCATGGCGGTGCTGGGCAGCCTCGGCGTCGCCGCGGTGACCGCGGTCGCCTTCCTGCTGGCCACCCGTTCCGCCCGCCTGCTCACCGCCCGCCTGCTGGACCTGCGCGACGGCGCCACCGACCTGGCGGAGACGCGGCTGCCCGCGCTGATGCGCCGCCTGCACGAGGGCGACTCGGTCGACACGTGCACGGCCGTCCCCCAGCTGACCACCTCCGACGACGAGATCGGCGACGTCGCCCGGGCGTTCAACACCGCCCAGCGCGCCGCCGTCGACGAGGCCGTCCAGCAGACGGAGCTGCGCCAGGGCGTCAACCGGGTGTTCCTCAACATCGCCCACCGCAGCCAGACGCTGGTCCACCGCCAACTGCGGCTGCTGGACAAGATGGAGCGCGAGCAGGAGGACCCCGACCAGCTGGCCCAGCTGTTCAAGCTCGACCACCTCGCCACGCGCTCGCGCCGCAACGCGGAGAACCTGCTCATCCTGGGCGGCGAGGCGCCGGGCCGCACCTGGCACCGGCCGATGCCGCTCATCGACGTCCTGCGCGGCGCCATCTCCGAGTCCGGCGACTACACCCGGGTCAAGCGCGAGCGGATCGCCCGCGTGCACCTGAACGGCCCCGCCGTCGCCGACGTCATCCACCTGGTGGCCGAACTGGTCGACAACGCGGCGATGTTCTCGCCCCCGCACACCCAGGTCCGTCTGAGCAGTGACGACGTGCCCAACGGTGTGACGATCGAGATCGAGGACCGCGGCCTGGGCATGACGGAGGGGGAGTTCGAGTCGGCCAACGCGCTGCTGGCCGACCCGCCCGAGTTCGACGTGATGCGCCTCAACGAGAAGATGCGCCTCGGACTGTTCGTGGTCTCGCACCTGGCGCACCGGCACGGCATCCAGGTCCACCTGCGCCAGTCCCCGTACGGCGGTGTGCAGGCGATCGTGCTCCTACCCCACAGCCTGATCTCCGGCGAGCGCCGGCCGGTCCCCGGCCAGGAGGGCGAGGAGGACATCTGGGAGGTCCGCGAGATCGTCGACCGCTCGCGGAGCGCCATCGAGGCCCCGTCGGCACCCGGGAACGGCAACGGCAACGGCACCAAGCCGGTGCTGACCTCGGTGGCTCCGCCCACCGACGTCACCGACGAGAGCGAGTCCGCCGACGCCGGCGAGGGCACCGGGAGCGCGGCGAGCGGCCCGGCCTCCCCGCCCACCGGTCTGGCGTCGCTGTTCGCGCCCGCCCCGGCGCCCGCGGCCGTGCCGGACGGCGACGCACGGGACGAGGGCGGCACCGGTGACAGCGACGACGCGTCCGCGACCGGCGACCGGCCAGTCGATGACGACGCCGAGGACGGCACCGGGAACGAGGACGGGCACGGCACACCCGCCGGTGCCACGGGCGGCATGGACGGCGGCGACAGCACCGGCGCAGGCACCGCCGAGGGCGTCAACGGAACCGGGCCGCTGCCCCGGCGCACGCCCACCAACGGCGCCGCCCCGGCCCCGTCCGGCGCGGACGCCCGGACACCGCTCCCCACCCGTCGGCCGGCGGCCGGCACGACGGCGGCACCGCGGGACACCGCGGCCGACCCGGCGCCGACGATGGTCGAGGCGGGCGGAGGGCGTCCGCCCCTGCCCAAGCGCCGCCCGCAGGAGAACCTGGCACCGCAGCTGGCGGCCGACACCGGCGGCGACGTCCTGGGCGGCCCCGCGTCCGGCGGCTCGTCCTCGGGCGACCCCACCGTCTCCTCGGACCGCCTGGCCCGACTGCGCCAGAACATGTCCGCCTTCCAGAAGGGCACCGACCGGGGCCGGCGCGAGAGCAAACAGCAGACCGACGACACCGACAAGGACGCGTAA
- a CDS encoding roadblock/LC7 domain-containing protein produces MTSTPDSTGTKDIDWLLDELLERAVGSRHAIVLSADGLLIGRSRGLVKEDAEHLSAVASAFQSLARGTGRHFGGGEVLQTVVEMESAYLFVTGAGRGACLAVLAEESADVGLIAYEMNVLVEQVGRYLDAAPRHEGATGESTR; encoded by the coding sequence GTGACGAGCACCCCCGACAGCACCGGAACCAAGGACATCGACTGGCTGCTCGACGAACTGCTCGAACGAGCGGTCGGCTCGCGCCACGCCATCGTGCTCTCCGCCGACGGTCTGCTGATCGGCCGCTCCCGCGGCCTGGTCAAGGAGGACGCCGAGCACCTGTCCGCGGTGGCCTCCGCGTTCCAGAGCCTCGCGCGGGGCACCGGGCGCCACTTCGGGGGCGGCGAGGTCCTCCAGACGGTCGTCGAGATGGAGAGCGCCTACCTGTTCGTCACGGGCGCCGGCCGCGGCGCGTGCCTGGCCGTCCTGGCCGAGGAGAGCGCCGACGTCGGACTCATCGCCTACGAGATGAACGTCCTGGTCGAACAGGTCGGACGGTACCTGGACGCCGCACCCCGGCACGAGGGCGCGACCGGGGAATCCACGCGATAG